A window of the Streptomyces sp. NBC_00250 genome harbors these coding sequences:
- the pstS gene encoding phosphate ABC transporter substrate-binding protein PstS gives MRSAAPLARTALGLAAALCAVLALLVHPPAAQAAGYTKITGSGSTWSSNAVEQWRRNIGANVGLTVNFNANGSSQGREQFKNGTVDFAVSEIPYGLNDGGATDVPPRRGYAYMPIVAGGTAFMYNLRIGGRQVTNLRLSGPVLAKIFTGRLTMWNAPEIKADNPGLTLPARRIVPVVRSDGSGTTAQFTTWLAKENGSVWDDYCRRAGRSTPCGMTSYFPVVPGTTTVAKSGSLGVSAHVRQPQGEGAITYVEYSYAINAHFPVVKVLNSSGYYVEPTAQAVAVALLKARINSDRNSTNYLTQILDDVYRSGDQRSYPLSSYSYMVVPTSDTAPHTTEKGRSLGTFARYFLCEGQQQAEELGYSPLPRNLVQAGFDQVRRVPGAPTGAVDLSDCRNPTFSADGTNTLAKNAPRPKPCDKRGPTQCGDGTGGAKGTNTQVNNGGSTGGGSATGGSTGGNGTGNGSGSSNGGSGGSGTNGSNGSGGNGGSASGGTGGATGSGTGSGTGGSATGGTGGGTGSGGGSASGGATGGGAVDPDTGEILAGDGGGTGGGTGTGQDSGGNQIVGTPVTLAADTGGGLRGILMALSAFLLLATVIAPPLVGRALAARAERQGGGR, from the coding sequence GTGAGATCCGCCGCCCCGCTCGCCCGCACCGCCCTGGGGCTCGCCGCCGCCCTGTGCGCGGTGCTCGCCCTGCTCGTCCATCCGCCGGCCGCGCAGGCCGCCGGGTACACCAAGATCACCGGCTCCGGCTCCACCTGGAGCTCCAACGCCGTCGAGCAGTGGCGCCGCAACATCGGCGCCAACGTCGGCCTCACGGTCAACTTCAACGCCAACGGCTCCTCGCAGGGCCGCGAGCAGTTCAAGAACGGCACCGTCGACTTCGCCGTCTCCGAGATCCCGTACGGCCTCAACGACGGCGGCGCCACCGACGTACCGCCGCGCCGCGGCTACGCGTACATGCCGATCGTCGCCGGTGGCACCGCCTTCATGTACAACCTGCGGATCGGCGGCCGCCAGGTCACCAACCTGCGGCTCTCCGGCCCCGTCCTCGCGAAGATCTTCACCGGCCGGCTGACCATGTGGAACGCGCCCGAGATCAAGGCCGACAACCCCGGCCTCACCCTCCCCGCCCGCCGCATCGTCCCCGTCGTGCGCTCCGACGGCTCCGGCACGACCGCCCAGTTCACCACCTGGCTCGCCAAGGAGAACGGCTCCGTCTGGGACGACTACTGCCGGCGCGCCGGCCGTTCCACCCCCTGCGGAATGACCTCGTACTTCCCCGTCGTGCCCGGCACCACCACCGTCGCCAAGTCCGGCTCGCTCGGGGTCTCCGCGCACGTCCGCCAGCCGCAGGGCGAGGGCGCCATCACCTACGTCGAGTACTCGTACGCGATCAACGCCCACTTCCCGGTCGTCAAGGTGCTCAACTCCTCCGGCTACTACGTCGAGCCGACCGCCCAGGCCGTCGCCGTCGCCCTGCTCAAGGCCCGGATCAACTCCGACCGGAACTCGACGAACTACCTGACCCAGATCCTCGACGACGTCTACCGCTCCGGGGACCAGCGCAGCTACCCGCTCTCCAGCTACAGCTACATGGTCGTCCCCACCTCGGACACCGCCCCGCACACCACCGAGAAGGGCCGCTCGCTCGGTACCTTCGCCCGCTACTTCCTCTGCGAGGGCCAGCAGCAGGCCGAGGAACTCGGCTACTCGCCGCTCCCGAGGAACCTCGTCCAGGCCGGCTTCGACCAGGTCCGCCGGGTACCCGGCGCGCCGACCGGCGCGGTCGACCTGTCCGACTGCCGCAACCCCACGTTCTCGGCCGACGGCACGAACACCCTCGCCAAGAACGCCCCGCGGCCGAAGCCCTGCGACAAGCGCGGTCCGACGCAGTGCGGTGACGGCACGGGCGGCGCCAAGGGCACGAACACGCAGGTGAACAACGGCGGTTCGACCGGCGGCGGCTCCGCCACGGGCGGCTCGACCGGCGGGAACGGAACCGGGAACGGCTCCGGCTCCTCGAACGGCGGCTCCGGCGGATCCGGCACCAACGGATCCAACGGCTCGGGCGGCAACGGCGGTTCGGCCAGTGGTGGCACCGGCGGCGCCACCGGCTCCGGCACCGGCTCCGGCACCGGGGGTTCCGCGACCGGCGGTACGGGCGGCGGCACGGGCTCCGGAGGCGGATCCGCCTCCGGCGGCGCCACGGGCGGCGGAGCCGTCGACCCCGACACCGGCGAGATCCTCGCCGGGGACGGCGGCGGTACGGGCGGAGGCACCGGCACCGGCCAGGACTCCGGCGGCAACCAGATCGTCGGCACCCCGGTCACCCTCGCCGCCGACACGGGCGGCGGCCTGCGCGGGATCCTCATGGCCCTCTCCGCCTTCCTGCTCCTCGCCACCGTCATCGCCCCGCCACTCGTCGGCCGCGCCCTCGCGGCCCGCGCCGAACGCCAGGGAGGGGGACGGTGA
- the pstA gene encoding phosphate ABC transporter permease PstA, whose translation MTIAPERPKLRPPAERAPQPPGPERRRTTGTTRASDVYALLGAAAASIALTWLLFARLLPFSGAVGFVIVAYVLFLGLYALLVSFDEDGPAVRDRIAGVVVRSFGLLLLAVLVFVVAFTLWEGRAALVHLNFFTEDMSLAGPLEPLDVGGILHAVVGTLEQVGIALALTVPTGIVCAVFLNEVPGPFARLVRTVVEAMTALPSIVAGLFIYATVILALGTERSGLAASLALSVMMLPIIIRASDVVIRLVPGTLREASYAMGSSRWRTVWHVVLPTARSGLTTAVILGTARGVGETSPVLLTAGFTAELNALPTSGAQVSLPLATFELVKSPEPNMIARGFGTAAVLMLLVLLLFVLARIAGGRGPGQLTKRQERRRALASRQDAARWVSTPRGAPGPGAGNVPSPAASATAAPTPGPAGSAAAPADRSVPPRSTP comes from the coding sequence ATGACCATCGCCCCGGAGCGGCCGAAGCTGCGACCGCCCGCCGAGCGGGCCCCGCAGCCCCCCGGACCCGAACGCCGCCGCACCACCGGCACCACGCGCGCCTCCGACGTGTACGCGCTGCTCGGCGCCGCCGCGGCCTCGATCGCCCTCACCTGGCTCCTCTTCGCCCGCCTGCTGCCCTTCAGCGGCGCCGTCGGCTTCGTGATCGTCGCGTACGTCCTCTTCCTCGGGCTCTACGCGCTGCTCGTCTCCTTCGACGAGGACGGGCCCGCCGTACGGGACCGGATCGCCGGCGTCGTCGTCCGCAGCTTCGGGCTGCTGCTCCTCGCCGTCCTCGTCTTCGTCGTCGCCTTCACGCTCTGGGAGGGCCGCGCGGCCCTCGTCCACCTCAACTTCTTCACCGAGGACATGAGCCTGGCGGGCCCCCTCGAACCGCTCGACGTCGGCGGCATCCTGCACGCCGTCGTCGGCACCCTCGAACAGGTCGGCATCGCGCTCGCGCTCACCGTGCCCACCGGCATCGTCTGCGCCGTCTTCCTCAACGAGGTGCCCGGACCCTTCGCCCGCCTGGTCCGCACCGTCGTCGAGGCCATGACCGCGCTGCCCTCGATCGTCGCGGGACTCTTCATCTACGCGACCGTCATCCTGGCCCTGGGCACCGAGCGCTCCGGGCTCGCCGCCTCGCTCGCCCTCTCCGTGATGATGCTCCCGATCATCATCCGCGCCTCCGACGTCGTCATCCGGCTCGTCCCCGGCACGCTGCGGGAGGCCTCGTACGCCATGGGGTCCTCCCGCTGGCGCACGGTCTGGCACGTCGTCCTGCCGACCGCCCGCTCGGGGCTGACCACGGCCGTGATCCTCGGCACCGCGCGCGGGGTGGGGGAGACCTCGCCCGTGCTGCTGACCGCCGGGTTCACCGCCGAGCTGAACGCCCTGCCGACCTCCGGCGCGCAGGTCTCCCTGCCGCTCGCCACCTTCGAACTCGTCAAGTCGCCCGAACCGAACATGATCGCCCGCGGCTTCGGCACCGCCGCCGTCCTCATGCTGCTCGTCCTGCTCCTCTTCGTCCTCGCGCGGATCGCGGGCGGGCGCGGACCGGGGCAGCTGACGAAGCGCCAGGAGCGGCGGCGCGCCCTCGCCTCCCGGCAGGACGCGGCCCGGTGGGTCTCCACCCCTCGGGGGGCTCCCGGCCCCGGGGCCGGGAACGTCCCGTCCCCGGCCGCCTCCGCGACCGCCGCGCCCACCCCCGGCCCGGCAGGGTCCGCCGCCGCGCCCGCCGACCGATCCGTACCTCCGAGGAGTACGCCGTGA
- the pstC gene encoding phosphate ABC transporter permease subunit PstC encodes MTTETLDPPPGPPPGRPADPPPDTPRRLHADPGLPDRVFRAVARTGGGIVLAVMLLVGGFLLLRAWQALDRAGFSFLTTESWEPDSGRFGIAAVLLGTVLIALVAIVVAVPLATGAALYIAEYAPPRLRRTLISTVDLMAAVPSVVYGLWGVFWLEESILPIARWIATYLGWIPFLRVDGADPDDPLAPPTVYTSSTFVAGLVVAMMVAPIICSIMREVFSQAPAGEREGAYALGATRWGMIRSVVLPFGKGGMIGGTMLGLGRALGETIAVYMVISQVFTIQWHVLQTGTSSVSSLIALRYGEATPFGMSALMAAGFALFVMTLIVNFAASSIVARSRSGATSDA; translated from the coding sequence GTGACGACCGAGACCCTTGACCCGCCGCCCGGCCCGCCGCCCGGCAGACCGGCCGACCCGCCGCCCGACACGCCGCGACGGCTCCACGCCGACCCCGGCCTTCCCGACCGGGTCTTCCGTGCCGTCGCCCGCACCGGCGGCGGCATCGTCCTCGCGGTCATGCTCCTCGTCGGCGGCTTCCTGCTCCTGCGCGCCTGGCAGGCCCTCGACCGCGCCGGATTCTCCTTCCTCACCACCGAGAGCTGGGAGCCCGACTCCGGACGCTTCGGGATCGCGGCCGTCCTCCTCGGCACCGTCCTCATCGCCCTCGTCGCGATCGTCGTGGCCGTGCCGCTGGCCACCGGGGCGGCGCTCTACATCGCCGAGTACGCCCCGCCCCGGCTGCGCCGCACCCTCATCTCCACCGTCGACCTGATGGCCGCCGTGCCCTCGGTCGTCTACGGACTGTGGGGCGTCTTCTGGCTGGAGGAGTCGATCCTCCCCATCGCCCGCTGGATCGCCACGTACCTCGGCTGGATCCCGTTCCTGCGCGTCGACGGCGCCGACCCCGACGATCCGCTGGCCCCGCCCACCGTCTACACCTCGTCCACCTTCGTCGCCGGTCTCGTCGTCGCCATGATGGTCGCGCCGATCATCTGCTCGATCATGCGCGAGGTCTTCTCCCAGGCCCCCGCCGGCGAACGCGAGGGCGCGTACGCGCTCGGCGCCACCCGCTGGGGCATGATCCGCAGCGTCGTCCTCCCCTTCGGCAAGGGCGGCATGATCGGCGGCACCATGCTCGGCCTCGGCCGCGCCCTCGGCGAGACCATCGCCGTCTACATGGTCATCTCGCAGGTCTTCACCATCCAGTGGCACGTCCTGCAGACCGGCACCAGCTCGGTGTCCTCCCTCATCGCCCTGCGCTACGGCGAGGCCACGCCCTTCGGCATGTCCGCCCTGATGGCGGCCGGCTTCGCCCTCTTCGTCATGACCCTGATCGTCAACTTCGCCGCCTCGTCCATCGTCGCCCGCAGCCGCTCCGGCGCCACGAGCGACGCCTAG
- a CDS encoding DUF1508 domain-containing protein, whose amino-acid sequence MTKDTGVSGTRCLVDMGADGRYGWRLVAQNGRVVARSGGCYDDHAGCRAAFAALCTGYADMAGGVQHTAGGNGWVWLLRDAEGRTAALSGRSYERHSTCRTAYARFRALIATEGPRWASTALR is encoded by the coding sequence ATGACCAAGGACACCGGTGTGTCCGGGACGCGTTGTCTGGTCGACATGGGGGCCGACGGACGCTACGGATGGCGACTCGTCGCACAGAACGGGAGGGTCGTCGCGCGGTCGGGGGGCTGCTACGACGACCACGCCGGGTGCCGGGCGGCCTTCGCGGCCCTGTGCACCGGGTACGCCGACATGGCCGGCGGGGTGCAGCACACCGCCGGGGGCAACGGCTGGGTGTGGCTCCTGAGGGACGCCGAGGGCCGCACCGCCGCGCTCTCCGGACGCTCCTACGAGCGCCACTCCACCTGTCGCACCGCCTATGCGCGGTTCCGGGCACTGATCGCCACCGAGGGGCCGAGATGGGCCTCAACAGCCTTACGGTGA
- a CDS encoding PH domain-containing protein, translating into MTTPEPTPEPSHEPSRESTPEQPSAGQKSAGPQSPDRVFRSPLGIASGVFLLILAALFAGDVMFRGEGRSPWLALAGLVLAVPLIVAFTIRPAVYANDDRLRIRNPFRSITLPWATVADVRAGYSSEVFTQDGAKYQLWAIPVSLRQRKKASRKAARASQDDPHGRTSVSANVRDSASRTAPTDQTVADLRELAERRAGTPGAQGEARVRWAYEIVGPAVAGLLLVVILLATG; encoded by the coding sequence ATGACGACCCCCGAGCCGACCCCCGAGCCCAGCCACGAGCCGAGCCGCGAGTCGACCCCCGAGCAGCCGTCCGCAGGGCAGAAGTCCGCGGGGCCGCAGTCCCCCGACCGTGTCTTCCGGTCGCCGCTCGGGATCGCGAGCGGGGTGTTCCTGTTGATCCTCGCGGCCCTGTTCGCCGGTGACGTGATGTTCCGCGGCGAGGGCCGGTCGCCCTGGCTCGCGCTCGCGGGTCTCGTCCTCGCCGTGCCGCTGATCGTCGCGTTCACGATCCGGCCCGCCGTGTACGCCAACGACGACCGGCTCCGGATCCGCAACCCGTTCCGGTCGATCACGCTGCCCTGGGCGACGGTCGCCGACGTACGTGCCGGCTACTCCAGCGAGGTCTTCACCCAGGACGGCGCCAAGTACCAGCTGTGGGCCATCCCCGTCTCGCTGCGCCAGCGCAAGAAGGCCTCCCGTAAGGCCGCCCGCGCCTCCCAGGACGACCCGCACGGCCGTACCTCGGTGAGCGCCAACGTCCGGGACAGTGCCTCCCGGACCGCGCCCACCGACCAGACGGTCGCCGACCTGCGCGAGCTGGCCGAGCGCCGCGCCGGGACCCCGGGTGCGCAGGGCGAGGCGCGGGTGCGCTGGGCGTACGAGATCGTCGGCCCCGCGGTCGCCGGGCTGCTGCTCGTGGTGATCCTGCTGGCGACGGGCTGA